In one window of Armatimonadota bacterium DNA:
- a CDS encoding HEAT repeat domain-containing protein yields MKQATQGAASVSALAAALQDDNLVVRRTAVRLLTELGAPAREALAAALGNSDVLVRRAALVAVCDPPTADVLPQIRQAAGDPDPLVRLAAVNVLVQVKPRTQEVNDLLEQMRRDEATAVREVAAEALWPFFKESISLRERKDWDHDLRVVQTLPLPLQGWRFQTDPEADGHLQKWYEPGFDDSAWTPIEIGKAWEEQGHTYDGVAWYRAAFDLPAKPQCLGAEIEFGAVDEVAWVWINGEYVGQHDLGPEGWDKTFALDVSEELKWGDKNQITVRVHDSVQAGGIWKPVAIQVLQ; encoded by the coding sequence TTGAAACAGGCCACGCAGGGAGCGGCGTCCGTATCCGCGCTGGCAGCCGCATTGCAGGATGACAACCTCGTCGTGCGGCGTACGGCGGTACGGCTGCTGACCGAACTCGGCGCCCCGGCCCGGGAGGCGCTTGCCGCCGCCCTCGGCAACTCGGATGTCTTGGTACGCCGCGCGGCTCTCGTGGCTGTCTGCGACCCGCCGACGGCCGATGTTTTGCCGCAGATTCGGCAGGCGGCCGGCGATCCCGACCCACTGGTACGCCTCGCCGCGGTGAACGTCCTGGTGCAGGTGAAGCCGCGCACCCAGGAGGTCAATGACCTCCTGGAGCAGATGCGCAGGGACGAGGCCACGGCAGTGCGTGAGGTGGCCGCGGAGGCCCTCTGGCCTTTCTTCAAGGAGTCGATCTCACTGCGCGAGCGCAAGGACTGGGACCACGACCTTAGGGTCGTGCAGACTCTTCCATTGCCGCTGCAGGGCTGGCGCTTCCAGACGGACCCCGAGGCCGACGGTCACCTGCAGAAATGGTACGAGCCCGGCTTCGACGACTCCGCCTGGACGCCCATCGAGATTGGCAAGGCGTGGGAGGAGCAGGGACACACCTACGATGGAGTCGCGTGGTACCGCGCCGCCTTCGACCTACCGGCCAAGCCGCAGTGTCTGGGCGCCGAGATCGAGTTCGGCGCGGTGGATGAGGTCGCCTGGGTCTGGATCAACGGCGAGTACGTGGGCCAGCACGACCTGGGCCCCGAGGGATGGGACAAGACATTCGCCCTGGACGTGAGCGAAGAGCTGAAGTGGGGCGACAAGAACCAGATCACGGTCCGCGTCCATGACAGCGTCCAAGCAGGCGGAATCTGGAAGCCGGTGGCCATTCAGGTGCTGCAGTAG
- the tilS gene encoding tRNA lysidine(34) synthetase TilS: MLLDVVRKTIDDHHMVERGDRVLVAVSGGPDSVALLDLLSQLRAEYQLTLHVAHLNHMLRAEAEEEADFVRELAEEMGLSVTVESADVRALAAEDKSSLELAARNARREFLLRAAESAQAQRIALGHHADDRVETVLMRILRGTGVDGLAGIRPKADPFIRPLFDVTRLQIEDYIAERELPCRDDLSNRDPSFFRNRIRSTLLPALEDFQPGVKGAILRLSELAAEEAAWLREQGAAILERGVVEREANAVAVRLASVSRAAVPVQRRVLREAMRLLLGDTTDLGHNHVEAALRLVNDGKTGGRVHLPRNLTIERGYGKLTLRIGEPEAAEPVGEFVLAVPGATDVAPLGITMTAEIVPRGETAPAADEPPSAAQLDHANTPQPLMLRTWRKGDRFVPLGMDGSMKLHDFFVNEKVPQSERERLPLVTAGGDIAWVVGWRIDDRFKVTDATETVLRLQVRLSRRESARAGNSIQA, translated from the coding sequence ATGCTCTTGGACGTCGTCAGGAAGACCATAGATGACCACCACATGGTCGAGCGCGGAGACCGTGTACTCGTCGCGGTCTCGGGCGGGCCGGATTCCGTGGCGCTGCTCGACCTATTGAGCCAGCTGCGGGCGGAATACCAACTCACACTGCACGTTGCGCACCTCAACCACATGCTCCGGGCCGAGGCGGAGGAGGAAGCCGATTTCGTCCGCGAGCTGGCGGAGGAGATGGGGCTGTCGGTCACCGTGGAATCCGCCGACGTGCGCGCCCTGGCCGCCGAGGACAAGTCCTCGCTTGAACTCGCGGCGCGCAACGCGCGGCGCGAGTTTCTGCTGCGCGCCGCGGAATCGGCTCAAGCTCAGCGGATCGCGCTCGGCCATCACGCGGACGATCGCGTCGAGACCGTCCTCATGCGCATTCTGCGCGGCACCGGCGTGGACGGTTTGGCAGGCATACGGCCGAAGGCCGACCCTTTCATCCGCCCCCTGTTTGACGTGACGCGCCTGCAGATCGAGGACTACATCGCCGAGCGCGAACTGCCGTGCCGCGACGACCTGTCCAACCGCGACCCATCCTTCTTCCGCAACCGGATTCGATCGACGCTGCTCCCGGCGCTGGAGGACTTCCAGCCCGGCGTCAAGGGGGCCATCTTGCGTCTGTCGGAGCTTGCGGCGGAGGAAGCCGCCTGGCTCCGCGAGCAGGGCGCGGCGATTCTCGAGCGCGGCGTCGTCGAACGCGAGGCCAACGCCGTCGCGGTCCGGCTCGCCTCGGTTTCGCGTGCCGCCGTTCCGGTTCAGCGGCGCGTCCTGCGCGAGGCGATGCGCCTGCTGCTTGGGGATACGACGGACTTGGGGCACAATCACGTCGAGGCGGCGCTGCGGCTGGTGAACGACGGCAAAACCGGTGGCCGGGTACATCTGCCCCGTAATCTGACGATCGAGCGCGGGTACGGCAAGCTGACTCTGCGCATCGGCGAACCCGAAGCGGCCGAACCCGTGGGCGAATTCGTGCTGGCGGTGCCGGGCGCGACGGACGTCGCGCCGCTGGGGATCACCATGACCGCCGAAATCGTCCCGCGAGGGGAAACGGCTCCGGCGGCAGACGAGCCGCCGAGCGCGGCGCAGCTCGATCATGCGAATACGCCCCAGCCCTTGATGCTGCGCACGTGGCGCAAGGGAGATCGCTTCGTCCCGCTCGGCATGGACGGCTCCATGAAGCTGCACGATTTCTTCGTCAACGAGAAAGTTCCGCAGAGCGAGCGCGAGCGATTGCCCCTGGTCACCGCCGGGGGCGACATCGCCTGGGTCGTCGGCTGGCGGATTGACGACCGTTTCAAGGTGACTGACGCGACGGAGACGGTGCTGCGACTGCAGGTCAGACTCTCGCGCCGAGAGTCGGCACGCGCGGGGAACTCGATTCAGGCCTGA
- a CDS encoding alpha/beta fold hydrolase, translating into MGITAFRRHLTFLVIMVASLASVPSLWARSLAEPVGEEAFKVLMAFYDYDKEISLEARAVELKETATTVRRKVVFRGARGFLVPGYLEFPKQGKPPYPCVLLLHGWSGSKENWWDDGKYISGGEAQTALLAHGYAVFALDAQGHGDRIAENDYSVVNVYNEPGAEPRKNYFTLREIITQSVVDYRRGLDYLVTRGDVDMQRIGLLGYSMGGFQAFALTAAEPRIKVAVACAAPVSWSQDVVLAPANYARGIGDRPFCMLVGRRDEMCSEVQAQELYELAESPNTKILFYDAGHRLPVDYVPDAAAFMAAHL; encoded by the coding sequence ATGGGAATCACAGCATTCCGTCGGCACTTGACGTTCCTGGTGATAATGGTTGCGAGCCTGGCGTCAGTCCCCAGCCTATGGGCGCGGAGCCTTGCCGAGCCCGTTGGCGAAGAGGCTTTCAAGGTCCTCATGGCATTCTACGACTATGACAAGGAGATTTCGCTTGAGGCGCGCGCGGTTGAGTTGAAAGAGACGGCAACGACCGTGCGCCGGAAGGTGGTGTTTCGGGGTGCACGCGGCTTCCTGGTGCCGGGGTATCTCGAATTTCCCAAGCAGGGGAAGCCTCCCTATCCCTGCGTGCTGTTATTACATGGCTGGTCAGGCTCGAAAGAGAACTGGTGGGATGACGGCAAATACATCAGCGGCGGCGAGGCACAGACGGCGCTGTTGGCACACGGCTATGCGGTGTTTGCGCTGGACGCGCAGGGACACGGCGATCGCATCGCCGAGAATGACTACAGCGTCGTCAACGTTTACAACGAGCCCGGTGCTGAGCCGCGCAAGAACTACTTCACTTTGCGGGAGATAATAACGCAGTCCGTTGTTGACTACCGCCGCGGTCTCGACTATCTCGTAACGCGGGGCGACGTTGACATGCAGCGCATCGGCCTGCTCGGCTACAGCATGGGTGGCTTCCAGGCCTTCGCGTTGACGGCGGCGGAGCCGCGTATCAAGGTTGCCGTGGCCTGCGCGGCGCCCGTGTCTTGGAGTCAGGACGTTGTGCTGGCGCCGGCCAACTACGCGCGCGGTATTGGGGACCGGCCTTTCTGCATGCTAGTGGGCCGGCGCGACGAGATGTGCAGCGAGGTTCAGGCGCAGGAACTGTACGAGTTGGCCGAAAGCCCGAACACTAAGATCCTTTTCTACGATGCGGGCCACCGATTGCCGGTTGACTACGTCCCCGATGCCGCCGCTTTCATGGCGGCGCACCTCTGA
- the moaA gene encoding GTP 3',8-cyclase MoaA, with protein sequence MTSTDSSKPPILDSFNRAFRYLRVSVTDRCNLRCRYCMPPEGIRLLRHEDILTYEEIAAVVRAAVGLGVTSVRITGGEPLVRRDLAGLVALLRDIEGPADISLTTNGALLAGAAAPLARAGINRVNVSIDSLDPTEYAAITRGGDLGAALAGLNAALEAGLSPVKVNAVMLGRSGGEELRDWMASFLDLARRLPLHVRFIELMPMIEGAPSACGGPAAADVITALGATPAGNVVAGAGPARYWQLDGAPGSVGLIAPLSEPFCDRCNRLRLTARGEIRKCLFSAPDIDLMPVLRPRIEPHAIGQALCRAWVTKPQGGERLPSGDVVRASMCQIGG encoded by the coding sequence ATGACGTCGACTGACTCCAGTAAGCCGCCGATTCTCGATTCCTTCAACCGCGCGTTCCGCTACCTGCGTGTATCGGTCACCGACCGCTGCAATCTCCGGTGCCGCTACTGCATGCCGCCCGAGGGCATACGCCTGCTGCGGCACGAGGACATACTGACCTACGAGGAGATCGCGGCGGTGGTGCGCGCGGCGGTCGGCCTTGGCGTCACCAGCGTCCGCATCACCGGCGGGGAGCCTCTGGTGCGGCGCGACCTGGCCGGCCTCGTCGCTCTGCTGCGCGACATCGAGGGGCCGGCAGACATCAGCCTAACCACCAACGGCGCGTTGCTCGCCGGTGCCGCGGCGCCCTTGGCGCGAGCGGGTATCAACCGCGTCAACGTCAGCATAGACAGCCTCGATCCAACTGAATACGCGGCAATCACGCGCGGCGGCGACCTGGGCGCCGCGTTGGCGGGCCTGAATGCAGCGCTCGAAGCCGGGTTGAGCCCGGTCAAGGTCAACGCCGTGATGCTCGGCCGCAGTGGAGGAGAGGAACTGCGCGACTGGATGGCCTCATTCCTCGACTTGGCTCGAAGGCTCCCGTTACACGTGCGTTTCATCGAACTCATGCCGATGATTGAGGGTGCACCGTCGGCATGCGGCGGCCCTGCGGCCGCAGATGTGATCACGGCTCTGGGGGCGACGCCCGCCGGGAACGTCGTGGCCGGAGCAGGGCCGGCCCGCTATTGGCAGCTCGACGGCGCACCCGGGTCGGTGGGCCTAATCGCGCCGCTCAGCGAGCCATTTTGCGACCGCTGTAACCGCCTGCGGCTGACCGCCCGCGGCGAAATACGCAAGTGCCTCTTCTCTGCGCCTGACATTGACCTCATGCCCGTGCTGCGCCCGCGGATTGAGCCCCATGCCATAGGACAAGCCCTGTGCCGGGCGTGGGTAACCAAGCCGCAAGGCGGCGAACGCCTCCCATCCGGCGACGTCGTCCGCGCCAGCATGTGCCAGATCGGCGGGTAG
- a CDS encoding MFS transporter, protein MAGTSGVSHIAPDLAERPTEPAAAYPHTRWNFTVIVTDASAFMTGLAFASPMIVIPLLVERLTGSTVLVGLVIALQMAGWVLPQLPVASAVEHRPRKKPFMLKVCLLGRLPVVLIPFALVVLAGRPHLVLAVLLAVHFLFFLSDGMTGVPWTDIGAKTIPPRLRGRFFGTMQLVAGTLSVLAGVAVRRILDDPRLPYPRDYALLFTIQFALIMVSWVFLALIREPVRPVRAERRGLRRMLRDAPGLLAGNPQFLRLIMVMALVGVGSLAVPFYAVYATEKLGVAEAMAGFFISAQMAGGIVSSMVWGLLSDRRGSKRVVQGTTICSLGTPLVALLVPLVLARHTPGALAYGYALTFFLLGATFNGTWIGPTNFVLELVGDEERPSYVALLYAMSAPLVLLPIIGGWLIRVTSYQVVFVIAALCGAIAVGATAWLREPRDAARRETSAA, encoded by the coding sequence GTGGCAGGCACCTCCGGCGTCAGCCATATCGCCCCCGACCTTGCCGAGCGCCCTACCGAGCCGGCCGCGGCGTACCCGCACACCCGCTGGAACTTCACCGTCATCGTCACTGATGCCAGCGCGTTCATGACGGGCCTCGCCTTCGCCAGCCCGATGATCGTCATCCCCTTGCTCGTGGAGCGCCTTACTGGCTCGACCGTGCTCGTCGGCCTCGTCATCGCGCTCCAAATGGCAGGGTGGGTGCTGCCACAGCTTCCGGTCGCCAGCGCGGTAGAGCATCGGCCGCGCAAGAAGCCGTTCATGCTGAAGGTGTGTTTGCTGGGACGACTGCCCGTTGTGCTCATCCCGTTCGCGCTCGTGGTACTCGCGGGCCGCCCACACCTCGTGCTCGCGGTTCTTCTCGCCGTGCACTTCCTGTTCTTCCTGAGCGACGGCATGACGGGGGTGCCGTGGACCGATATCGGTGCCAAAACCATCCCCCCACGCCTGCGCGGGCGCTTCTTCGGGACAATGCAGCTCGTTGCTGGCACTCTTTCCGTGCTCGCCGGCGTCGCGGTGCGCCGCATCCTCGATGACCCGCGGCTGCCGTATCCCAGAGATTATGCGCTGCTGTTCACCATCCAGTTCGCCCTGATCATGGTGTCGTGGGTATTCCTGGCGCTGATCCGGGAGCCGGTGCGGCCGGTACGCGCCGAGCGCCGCGGCCTGCGGCGGATGCTGCGCGATGCGCCGGGGCTGCTCGCCGGCAATCCGCAATTCCTGCGGCTCATCATGGTCATGGCGCTCGTCGGCGTCGGCTCCCTGGCGGTACCGTTCTATGCGGTCTACGCAACTGAGAAGCTCGGGGTGGCGGAGGCGATGGCGGGGTTCTTCATATCAGCGCAGATGGCGGGCGGCATCGTTTCCAGCATGGTGTGGGGACTGCTGTCGGATCGGCGCGGCAGCAAGCGGGTCGTCCAGGGCACTACGATCTGCAGTCTCGGCACGCCTCTCGTCGCCCTGCTCGTGCCGCTCGTACTGGCGCGGCACACTCCGGGCGCGCTGGCCTACGGCTACGCCCTGACCTTCTTCCTGCTCGGCGCGACATTCAACGGAACGTGGATCGGGCCGACGAACTTCGTGCTCGAACTCGTGGGGGACGAAGAACGGCCGTCGTACGTCGCGCTGCTCTACGCCATGAGCGCGCCGCTCGTGCTGCTTCCGATCATCGGGGGCTGGCTGATTCGGGTGACGTCCTACCAGGTCGTCTTCGTCATCGCCGCTCTGTGCGGAGCCATCGCGGTCGGCGCGACCGCGTGGCTGCGCGAACCGCGGGATGCGGCACGCCGCGAGACCTCCGCCGCTTGA
- a CDS encoding cofactor-independent phosphoglycerate mutase, producing the protein MRYVLLIPDGAADEPRDELDGRTPLAAAEMPEMDALAAQGQVGLVRTVPPEIDVPGSDVACLSLLGYDPRRYYTGRGPLEAVSMGVDLGPADVAFRCNLVTCGDDMTMLDYSAGEIETPLAHQLMETVSDELGTPELCFFPGISYRHLLVWRDGPADAHMTPPHDIMGQPIEKHLPEGDGAERLIQLIHDSHELLNGLEVNQRLRDAGKHPANMIWPWGQGRLMRLPAFALRWGVPGFAVAAVDLVRGIAKAAGLSAPEIPGATGNLDTDFDAKGRAAVAALERYGFVLVHVEASDEASHQGDVEKKVWALEQFDREVVGQVAAALGRFKESRVLIVPDHATPIAVRTHSKDPVPFLLAGTGIAPDSADRFTEALATDSGVLVEEGHHLIERLLG; encoded by the coding sequence ATGAGATACGTTCTCCTCATTCCTGACGGCGCGGCGGACGAGCCGCGCGATGAACTCGATGGGCGCACGCCCCTGGCAGCGGCGGAAATGCCGGAGATGGACGCGCTCGCGGCGCAGGGCCAGGTTGGGCTGGTGCGAACCGTGCCGCCCGAGATTGACGTGCCGGGAAGCGATGTTGCCTGTTTGTCGCTGCTCGGCTACGATCCGCGCCGCTACTACACCGGGCGGGGCCCGCTTGAGGCCGTGAGCATGGGTGTGGACCTGGGGCCGGCGGATGTCGCGTTTCGCTGCAACTTGGTGACGTGCGGCGACGACATGACGATGCTGGACTACAGCGCGGGCGAAATCGAGACGCCGCTCGCACACCAGCTCATGGAGACGGTGTCGGACGAGCTGGGCACCCCGGAGCTCTGCTTCTTTCCGGGGATCAGCTATCGCCATCTGCTGGTGTGGCGCGACGGCCCCGCCGATGCGCACATGACGCCGCCCCACGACATCATGGGCCAGCCCATCGAGAAGCACCTGCCCGAAGGCGACGGCGCGGAACGGCTGATCCAGTTGATTCACGACTCGCACGAGCTGCTGAACGGGTTGGAGGTCAACCAGCGCTTGCGCGATGCGGGCAAGCACCCCGCGAACATGATCTGGCCGTGGGGGCAAGGGCGGCTGATGCGCCTGCCGGCCTTCGCGCTGCGCTGGGGCGTGCCTGGTTTCGCGGTGGCCGCGGTGGATCTGGTGCGCGGCATCGCCAAGGCGGCCGGTCTGAGCGCCCCTGAAATCCCGGGCGCCACCGGTAACCTCGACACCGACTTCGACGCCAAGGGGCGCGCGGCAGTTGCAGCTCTCGAGCGCTACGGTTTCGTGCTGGTCCACGTCGAGGCATCAGACGAAGCCAGCCACCAGGGCGACGTCGAGAAGAAGGTCTGGGCGCTGGAGCAGTTCGATCGCGAAGTCGTCGGGCAGGTTGCCGCCGCGCTCGGGCGCTTCAAGGAGTCCCGCGTCCTCATTGTCCCGGACCACGCGACGCCCATCGCCGTACGGACGCACAGCAAAGACCCGGTGCCGTTCCTGCTCGCGGGCACGGGCATCGCCCCGGACTCGGCGGATCGGTTTACCGAGGCCCTCGCCACCGACAGCGGCGTACTCGTGGAGGAAGGTCATCACCTCATAGAGCGTCTGCTCGGATAG
- a CDS encoding phosphoribosylaminoimidazolesuccinocarboxamide synthase yields MGNQALLHTNLPEVPLFNRGKVRDIYDLGEHLLIVATDRISAFDVVMPNGIPDKGRVLTGLSLFWCHKLGDITPHHVLETDVARYPDPLPSCRDQLAGRSMLVRKTSVLPVECVVRGYAVLGSAGWKEYREKGSICGIALAAGLQESQQLPEPIFTPTTKAQSGHDENITASQAADIVGEDAFRELRDRSVAIYRFAADYARERGIIVADTKFEFGVASGGEIVLIDEVLTPDSSRFWDVQGYRPGVGQDSFDKQYVRDYLETVKWDKEPPAPELPPEVVARTREKYLEAYRRLVGEALDVS; encoded by the coding sequence ATGGGGAATCAAGCCCTGCTGCACACCAACCTGCCCGAGGTGCCGCTATTCAACCGCGGCAAGGTGCGCGACATCTACGATCTAGGCGAGCACCTGCTGATCGTCGCCACCGACCGGATATCCGCGTTCGACGTCGTCATGCCCAACGGCATTCCCGACAAGGGTAGGGTGCTGACCGGCCTGTCGCTGTTCTGGTGTCACAAGCTCGGCGACATCACTCCTCACCACGTCCTGGAGACGGACGTCGCGCGGTATCCCGACCCGCTGCCCAGTTGCCGCGACCAACTGGCGGGGCGCAGCATGCTCGTCAGGAAGACGAGCGTGCTGCCCGTCGAGTGCGTCGTGCGCGGGTACGCAGTGCTCGGCAGCGCGGGGTGGAAGGAGTATCGGGAGAAAGGGAGCATCTGCGGCATAGCCCTCGCCGCGGGGCTTCAGGAGTCGCAGCAGCTCCCGGAGCCGATATTCACGCCGACCACGAAGGCACAGTCCGGCCACGACGAGAACATCACGGCGTCACAGGCCGCTGACATCGTCGGCGAGGATGCGTTCCGCGAACTGCGCGACCGCAGTGTTGCGATTTACCGGTTCGCCGCCGATTATGCGCGCGAGCGCGGCATTATAGTGGCCGACACCAAGTTCGAGTTCGGCGTCGCGAGCGGCGGTGAGATCGTGCTGATTGACGAAGTGCTGACGCCGGACTCCTCTCGCTTCTGGGACGTGCAGGGCTATCGTCCCGGCGTCGGTCAGGACAGTTTCGACAAACAGTACGTGCGGGACTACCTTGAGACGGTCAAGTGGGACAAGGAGCCGCCGGCCCCTGAGCTGCCGCCGGAGGTCGTCGCCCGCACGCGCGAGAAGTATCTTGAGGCCTATCGCCGCTTGGTCGGCGAGGCACTTGACGTGAGCTGA
- a CDS encoding biotin carboxyl carrier domain-containing protein, protein MLEQLRALVRLASEHRLSELRVESADGAVRVRRGVPPRGARREAKAVVPPRDRVVEIRAPLVGVFYRAPAPDAPSYVEVGDWIEPGQSIGLIEAMKVFNEINSEVEGRVVAIPVGNGELVEAEQVLMIVEPAE, encoded by the coding sequence ATACTCGAACAGCTTCGCGCGCTCGTCAGGCTGGCGTCGGAGCATCGCCTGTCCGAATTGCGCGTGGAGAGCGCCGATGGTGCAGTGCGCGTGCGCCGCGGCGTTCCGCCTAGAGGCGCGAGGCGCGAGGCGAAGGCGGTCGTACCCCCCCGCGACCGTGTGGTGGAGATCCGCGCTCCCTTGGTTGGCGTCTTCTATCGCGCGCCCGCACCCGACGCGCCGTCCTACGTCGAGGTCGGCGACTGGATCGAGCCGGGTCAGAGCATCGGGCTGATCGAGGCGATGAAGGTCTTCAACGAGATCAACAGCGAAGTCGAAGGGCGTGTGGTCGCTATCCCCGTCGGGAACGGTGAACTGGTCGAGGCGGAGCAAGTGTTGATGATCGTCGAGCCCGCTGAGTGA
- a CDS encoding homoserine dehydrogenase gives MARDVIRIGILGFGNVGAGAYQVLEANADAIALKVGSPLEVTRVADIDWERPRPVDVPRDKRSSDAHAIIEDPAIDIIVETIGGTDPALDFILSALRAGKCVVTSNKELIAKHGREILEEADRRRLDIYFEGAVGGGIPIIQPLKQSLAANRIRSVIGIVNGTTNYILTQMATAGQDFEQALAQAQENGYAEPDPTDDIEGNDAANKLAILASIAFNSRATVDNIYREGISRIAPADMVYAHELGYVIKLLAIGRDRGDSVELRVHPAFLPQTHPLAAVGDVFNAIFVEGSAVGRLMFYGRGAGAGPTGSAVVGDIIEIARNLNAGATGRVPCTCFEARPITAMDEVRAKHYVRMQVLDRPGVLAKIAAVFGEEGVSLASVVQKAASGEGAEIVWVTHESVERSVRQSLERIAALPEVAEVSNWVRVEEG, from the coding sequence ATGGCCCGAGACGTGATCAGGATCGGCATTCTCGGATTCGGCAACGTGGGCGCCGGCGCCTACCAGGTGCTGGAGGCGAACGCCGACGCCATCGCCCTTAAGGTCGGCTCGCCACTGGAGGTCACCCGCGTGGCCGACATTGACTGGGAGCGGCCGCGGCCGGTTGACGTGCCTCGGGACAAACGCTCGTCCGACGCGCACGCGATCATCGAAGACCCCGCGATTGACATCATCGTCGAGACCATCGGCGGCACCGACCCCGCGCTCGACTTCATCCTCTCGGCGCTGCGCGCAGGCAAGTGCGTCGTTACCTCCAACAAGGAACTGATCGCCAAGCACGGGCGCGAGATCCTCGAGGAAGCCGACCGCCGCCGCCTGGACATCTACTTCGAGGGCGCGGTCGGAGGCGGTATCCCGATTATCCAGCCGCTCAAGCAATCCCTGGCGGCCAACCGCATCCGCAGCGTCATCGGCATCGTCAACGGCACGACGAACTACATCCTGACGCAAATGGCGACGGCGGGCCAGGACTTCGAGCAGGCCCTCGCCCAGGCGCAGGAAAACGGCTATGCGGAGCCCGACCCGACGGATGATATCGAGGGCAATGATGCCGCCAACAAGCTCGCCATTCTCGCCTCCATCGCCTTCAACAGCCGCGCAACGGTGGACAACATCTATCGCGAGGGCATCTCGCGCATCGCGCCCGCCGACATGGTCTATGCACACGAATTGGGGTACGTCATCAAGCTCCTCGCCATCGGACGCGACCGCGGCGACTCGGTGGAGCTGCGGGTGCATCCTGCCTTCCTGCCGCAAACCCATCCATTGGCAGCGGTAGGCGACGTCTTCAACGCGATCTTCGTCGAGGGCAGCGCGGTGGGCAGACTCATGTTCTACGGACGGGGGGCCGGGGCAGGGCCGACCGGCTCCGCGGTTGTCGGCGACATCATCGAGATCGCGCGCAACCTGAACGCGGGCGCGACGGGGCGCGTGCCGTGCACGTGCTTCGAGGCGCGGCCGATCACGGCCATGGACGAGGTCCGCGCCAAGCACTACGTCCGCATGCAGGTCCTGGATCGCCCGGGCGTCCTGGCCAAGATCGCGGCTGTGTTCGGCGAGGAGGGCGTGAGCCTCGCGTCGGTGGTGCAGAAAGCGGCGAGCGGCGAAGGGGCGGAGATCGTGTGGGTGACGCACGAATCGGTCGAACGGTCTGTGCGTCAGTCGCTGGAACGTATCGCCGCTCTGCCCGAGGTCGCCGAGGTGTCAAACTGGGTGCGCGTGGAGGAAGGATAG
- a CDS encoding threonine synthase has protein sequence MSYRGVIERYRDLLPVTDATPVVTLLEGDTPLIEAPRLAEGIGLPLRLYLKYEGLNPTGSFKDRGMTVAISKAVEEGSQAVICASTGNTAASAAAYAARAGMRCAVVIPEGHIAMGKLAQSMIQGAQVMELKGNFDECLRVVREITERYPITLVNSLNPNRIEGQKTGAYEICDTLGDAPEYHALPVGNAGNITAYWKGYKEYQALGRVPRVPKMLGFQAEGAAPIVCGHPIERPETIATAIRIGNPASWQQAEAARDESGGVIDTVSDDEIILAYRMLANLEGLFVEPASAASVAGVRKLAASGYFDGAAADARVVCVLTGHGLKDPDRAIAVAEEPLRMPAHTEAVADALQLTQEPTQVA, from the coding sequence ATGTCCTACCGCGGGGTAATCGAGCGCTATCGGGATTTGCTTCCGGTCACGGATGCGACGCCGGTGGTGACGCTGCTGGAAGGCGATACCCCGCTCATCGAGGCTCCGCGGCTGGCGGAGGGGATCGGCCTGCCGCTGCGGCTCTATCTCAAGTACGAGGGCCTCAACCCCACCGGGTCGTTCAAGGATCGGGGCATGACGGTCGCGATTTCCAAGGCGGTGGAAGAGGGCTCGCAGGCGGTGATCTGCGCTTCGACCGGCAACACCGCGGCGAGCGCGGCGGCCTACGCCGCGCGCGCCGGGATGCGCTGCGCCGTGGTGATCCCGGAGGGTCACATCGCGATGGGCAAGCTGGCGCAGAGCATGATCCAGGGCGCGCAGGTGATGGAGCTGAAGGGCAACTTCGACGAATGCCTGCGGGTGGTGCGGGAAATCACCGAGCGCTACCCGATCACATTGGTCAACTCGCTGAATCCCAATCGCATCGAGGGGCAGAAGACCGGGGCCTACGAGATATGCGATACCCTCGGCGACGCGCCGGAATACCATGCATTGCCGGTGGGCAACGCAGGGAACATTACCGCGTACTGGAAGGGGTATAAGGAATACCAAGCGCTCGGCAGGGTGCCGCGCGTGCCGAAGATGCTCGGTTTCCAGGCGGAGGGAGCGGCGCCCATCGTGTGCGGGCATCCGATCGAGCGGCCGGAGACGATTGCAACCGCGATCCGGATCGGCAACCCGGCGAGTTGGCAGCAGGCCGAGGCTGCCCGCGACGAGTCCGGCGGAGTGATCGACACGGTGAGCGACGACGAAATCATCCTGGCTTATCGGATGCTGGCCAACCTGGAGGGGCTGTTCGTCGAGCCGGCGTCCGCGGCTTCGGTCGCCGGGGTGCGGAAGCTCGCGGCGAGCGGGTATTTCGACGGCGCCGCAGCCGACGCGCGGGTGGTATGCGTGCTCACGGGGCACGGGCTGAAGGATCCGGACCGAGCGATCGCGGTCGCCGAGGAGCCGCTGAGGATGCCGGCGCACACCGAGGCCGTCGCGGACGCTCTGCAACTGACGCAGGAGCCTACACAGGTAGCGTAG